A single region of the Coregonus clupeaformis isolate EN_2021a chromosome 16, ASM2061545v1, whole genome shotgun sequence genome encodes:
- the LOC123492763 gene encoding spidroin-1-like has product MSEGIGGSQRVSEGVRGYRRESEGIRGSQRVSEGVRGYQRVSEGIGGSQRVSEGIGGSQRVSEGVRGYRRESEGIGGCQRVSEGVRGYQRESEGIGGSQRVSEGIGGYRRVSEGIGGCRKVSEGVRGYRRESEGIGGSQRVSEGVGRYRRVSEGIGGCRKVSEGVRGYRRESEGIGGSQKVSEGVGRYRRVSEGIGGSQKVSEGVRGYRRVSEGIGGIRGCQRVSEGVRGYQRYRRVSEGIGGCQRVSEGVGGYRWYQRVSEGIGGSQRVSEVSEGVRGYRWYQRVSEGIGGSQRVSEVSEGVRGYRWYQRVSEGIGGSQRVSEVSEGVRGYQRYWRVSEGIGGCQRVSEVLEGVRGYQRYRRVSEGIRGIGECQRVLEGVRGYQRYRRVSEGIRGIGGCQRVSEVSEGVGGIRECRRLLEGFRGYRRYRKVSEGIGGCRKVSGVSEGIGGCRMVSEGVGIHQMVSEGIGWCRGCQRVSEGIGGCRMVSEGIGGCQRVSEVSEGVRGYQRYWRVSEGIGGCRRVSEGVRGYQRVSEVSEGVRGYQRVSEVSEGAGGYRRVSEGIGGIGGCRKVSGVSEGIGGIGGCQMVSEVSEGVGGIRGCWRVSEGVRGDRRVSESIRGCRRLSEGFRGYRRYQRVSEVSESVVGYWRVSEGIGGIGRCQRVSEDVGRYRGSEGIGGCRMVSEGVGIHQMVSEGIGWCRGCQRVSEGIGGCRMVSEGIGGCQRVSEVSEGVRGYQRYWRVSEGIGGCRRVSEGVRGYQRVSEVSEGVRGYQRVSEGIGGIGGCRMVSEGVGIHQMVSEGN; this is encoded by the exons ATGTCTGAGGGTATCGGAGGGAGTCAGAGGGTATCGGAGGGAGTCAGAGGGTATCGGAGGGAGTCAGAGGGTATCAGAGGGAGTCAGAGGGTATCGGAGGGAGTCAGAGGGTATCAGAGGGTATCGGAGGGTATCGGAGGGAGTCAGAGGGTATCGGAGGGTATCGGAGGGAGTCAGAGGGTATCGGAGGGAGTCAGAGGGTATCGGAGGGAGTCAGAGGGTATCGGAGGGTGTCAGAGGGTATCGGAGGGAGTCAGAGGGTATCAGAGGGAGTCAGAGGGTATCGGAGGGAGTCAGAGGGTATCAGAGGGTATCGGAGGGTATCGGAGGGTGTCAGAGGGTATCGGAGGGTGTCGGAAGGTATCGGAGGGTGTCAGAGGGTATCGGAGGGAGTCAGAAGGTATCGGAGGGAGTCAGAGGGTATCGGAGGGTGTCGGAAGGTATCGGAGGGTGTCAGAGGGTATCGGAGGGTGTCGGAAGGTATCGGAGGGTGTCAGAGGGTATCGGAGGGAGTCAGAAGGTATCGGAGGGAGTCAGAAGGTATCGGAGGGTGTCGGAAGGTATCGGAGGGTGTCAGAGGGTATCGGAGGGAGTCAGAAGGTATCGGAGGGAGTCAGAGGGTATCGGAGGGTGTCGGAGGGTATCGGTGGTATCAGAGGGTGTCAGAGGGTATCGGAGGGAGTCAGAGGGTATCAGAGGTATCGGAGGGTGTCAGAGGGTATTGGAGGGTGTCAGAGGGTATCGGAGGGTGTCGGAGGGTATCGGTGGTATCAGAGGGTGTCAGAGGGTATCGGAGGGAGTCAGAGGGTATCAGAGGTATCGGAGGGTGTCAGAGGGTATCGGTGGTATCAGAGGGTGTCAGAGGGTATCGGAGGGAGTCAGAGGGTATCAGAGGTATCGGAGGGTGTCAGAGGGTATCGGTGGTATCAGAGGGTGTCAGAGGGTATCGGAGGGAGTCAGAGGGTATCAGAGGTATCGGAGGGTGTCAGAGGGTATCAGAGGTATTGGAGAGTGTCAGAGGGTATTGGAGGGTGTCAGAGGGTATCAGAGGTATTGGAGGGTGTCAGAGGGTATCAGAGGTATCGGAGGGTGTCAGAGGGTATCAGAGGTATTGGAGAGTGTCAGAGGGTATTGGAGGGTGTCAGAGGGTATCAGAGGTATCGGAGGGTGTCAGAGGGTATCAGAGGTATCGGAGGGTGTCAGAGAGTATCGGAGGTATCAGAGGGTGTCGGAGGTATCAGAGAGTGTCGTAGGCTATTGGAGGGTTTCAGAGGGTATCGGAGGTATCGGAAGGTGTCAGAGGGTATCGGAGGATGTCGGAAGGTATCGGGGGTGTCAGAGGGTATCGGAGGGTGTCGGATGGTGTCAGAGGGTGTCGGAATACATCAGATGGTGTCAGAGGGTATCGGATGGTGTCGAGGGTGTCAGAGGGTATCGGAGGGAATCGGAGGGTGTCGGATGGTGTCAGAGGGTATTGGAGGGTGTCAGAGGGTATCAGAGGTATCGGAGGGTGTCAGAGGGTATCAGAGGTATTGGAGAGTGTCAGAGGGTATCGGAGGGTGTCGGAGGGTATCGGAGGGTGTCAGAGGGTATCAGAGGGTGTCGGAGGTATCAGAGGGTGTCAGAGGGTATCAGAGGGTATCGGAGGTATCGGAGGGTGCCGGAGGGTATCGGAGGGTTTCAGAGGGTATCGGAGGTATCGGAGGGTGTCGGAAGGTATCGGGGGTGTCAGAGGGTATCGGAGGTATCGGAGGGTGTCAGATGGTATCGGAGGTATCGGAGGGTGTCGGAGGTATCAGAGGGTGTTGGAGGGTATCGGAGGGTGTCAGAGGGGATCGGAGGGTGTCAGAGAGTATCAGAGGGTGTCGTAGGCTATCGGAGGGTTTCAGAGGGTATCGGAGGTATCAGAGGGTGTCGGAGGTATCAGAGAGTGTCGTAGGCTATTGGAGGGTTTCAGAGGGTATCGGAGGTATCGGAAGGTGTCAGAGGGTATCGGAGGATGTCGGAAGGTATCGGGGGTCAGAGGGTATCGGAGGGTGTCGGATGGTGTCAGAGGGTGTCGGAATACATCAGATGGTGTCAGAGGGTATCGGATGGTGTCGAGGGTGTCAGAGGGTATCGGAGGGAATCGGAGGGTGTCGGATGGTGTCAGAGGGTATTGGAGGGTGTCAGAGGGTATCAGAGGTATCGGAGGGTGTCAGAGGGTATCAGAGGTATTGGAGAGTGTCAGAGGGTATCGGAGGGTGTCGGAGGGTATCGGAGGGTGTCAGAGGGTATCAGAGGGTGTCGGAGGTATCAGAGGGTGTCAGAGGGTATCAGAGGGTTTCAGAGGGTATCGGAGGTATCGGAGGGTGTCGGATGGTGTCAGAGGGTGTCGGAATACATCAGATGGTGTCAGAGG gaaactag